TAAATTTAGAGGGTGGGGGTTAACTCCACCCATTGTTTTTTAAATACCGATTTTTGGTTGCTGAGATTTTTTTAATATCAGCCACCCCCCACCGATAATTAACAAATTAACTACTAAAAATCCGATATCCCAAGCGAGATAATTTGGCCCTTCTTTGACGTGAT
This genomic window from Ancylothrix sp. D3o contains:
- a CDS encoding DUF2243 domain-containing protein, with translation SCTLTTFLVGKSLHCLLFSLIQQALINHQLLGIHHVKEGPNYLAWDIGFLVVNLLIIGGGWLILKKSQQPKIGI